ACCACAAATTATGACACtaatgaaaaaacaaataacAACGGGCAAAaaagtcaaaattaaaaaaagattttttttaccaaatacTTAATTACAactcacttaaaccaataaaatcaGGGCCAAGAAttaaaaaatgattttttttttaccaaatacTTACTTACAGCAAACTAACACACGGTAATGACAAAAAAATCCTATAAAAGTAAAAAAGTCAATCAATTACCCCTTTATTTTCTCCTTCATAATGTATGTTTGTTAATGTTCAATTGATAACAACTTGAGAAAAGATGACAATTCCCTTATTTCTCTTCATTTTAATTTATAACCCTTTAATTCTCTCAATTTTAATccatgtactacctccgtttcaaaatgatttttataGTTACTGTTACTTTATAAAGTATGGTAGATGGGTAAAAATgtgggtgggtgtaagaaaaaaaatgaataaagtaatagAATGTGAGTGGAAATTAGTAAATGTTGTGGGGTAAGAGGAGTAAAATAGtgaattttcatgtccaaaaatagaataaagcaacgtgtaaagaacattatgaaacggactaaaacgaaaagtgtaaagatcattttaaaaTGGAGGTAGTAATAAATTGAAAAGCATGTACCTCAATACATGAAAAACCTCTAAGTAGAGGTTGATCATCAGCTAAATATATAGTCCATCAAATTCCAAAGCGGAAGTCGTATTTTATATTCCAATATTTTTTCCATAcgtaaataattttaaaaaagaggatagaaaattaaaaagaaataaagtagGTATATTTTTAGGTAAATATTTTCGGGGGTAAATTTTTGCATCAGAAAGTGTCACGTGTCACTTCTGGTGTCTATTctagtataatatatataatAGATTGGACATGAAGTGATGAAATCATGATAAACATGCTTGACAAAATTTATGTGTTTTTTTAATGAAAGAATCTTGATGTGTTACATACTACTTGTATGTATAATCTATAATGTATTAGAACTCTTTGAACAAGAGCATCATGTATAGTGGGACGATTATAACAATCATAAAAGTAGTGCCAACAAGAGGTCATTCCACACATCAATAGGACCAGGCATGCACCAATGCACACAATCATTGAaccctttcttcttcttcttgtcaCGCCAGTATGAACCCGGGTGCGCGTCCGGTCTCATCAACATAGCCATAGTGATGTCCATGGCTCGAAATATTGGTTGTCCTTCTTTCTTTGTTGCTTTCTCGATTTCTTCCATTTGAACACCTCTAACATCCCATTCATCATTGTTTTTGCTACTTACCAAAGTGTTTACTACTTGTGTTTTGTTGTAAGGCTTTAATCTTTCACAATGGCCTCCGGTATTCCACGTCCCATTCTCGAAATGTGTTGGTGAGATTGTTCTCACCAATGTCACCATGCCCTTGCATTCCTGGCAACTATTAATGTAGCTACATGTATTTCATGTTCTGGTCAGAATCGATCTCAATTAACTTTACCATTATACAAGTACATAGCGTATTTTGATCTAGCAATATGACAACTAAATCCGGGCAGAGAGAATAAGGAGTTACGTAGTAACTAGTTGTGGTAAAGaaccaattgcttgttggttcagttgtgaatgaggctgaacttggtagggagaaacctgtgttcgatcccccgcgacaacaattgggagggaacTGAAACCTATCCACTCATCGCCCTAAATCCGGATTAGTCCTatggctgaacttggtagggagactagtggtttttttttttttttttggtgtgttagcacccggttcacccttagggctaatccggattcggggcgagttctgggtggataggttccagtctcatctcaattgttgttgcgggggatcgaacacgggtccttcctaccaagttcagcatCAATCACCAATGAACCAACAGATAATTGATAGTTGTGGTAAAGTAGTTGATTGCTCCATGTGATTAATTATTCATATTAACCTTAATTATTTAGGTTCTTTTTTCATTAAAAGTGGTAGTTTCGTGCAATCTATCTATCTACAATTATAGTTCATGTCAGATGGTTAATCAATTGTACAAAAATATAAATTCTCAACCAATATCACAGCAATTAAGGACATTAATACATTGTCTAATGACATTCCACTAATTCACATTTCACGATGTTTGGGTATGACAACTAATTTAGTTGGTGTTAAAACCAATGAAGTCTTAGTCTAGTGGTTAACATTGAGGATATGTGCGTGTACATTATGTCTCATGCTCAAATCTCCGCCTccatttgttatttatttgccCTTATGGTTAATTTACACAcacaaaaaatcaaattttacCTACATCAATATAAGTTCGAAATTGCGCATAACTATATAAAAACGAGCCAATTAATTAATTCTGTAAACATAAGTCGATCTAAAGCTTACCTGAGTGCAGTTTGAAAGGCCTTCCCAATAGCAAAACTCACTTTAAATTGAGTCAAATTGGATTCATTGCAATAGAGACATCCAATTAATTTCCCTCCTTGAAACAAATAATTCTTCCTAAAATACCATTGAGCACTTGAAACAATGGCATAATCAACTAATCCTTGATTAACATTATAACCCCAAATTTCATCCACTTGATCAAGGTGCAAATCATAAACACCACCCTCTCTTTCAACACCCTTAACCAAAAACCTTGTCCATAACACCATTAGGGTGAAATTGTTCCTAGGAAAGAACCATGTTCGAGACCGATCTTTGGCATCCTTGTACACATCAATTGGAGCTTCTTCTTGAGATAAGATGCATAAAAGGGACTCCATTTGGTTTCTAGCAACTGAATCTCCTATAAATGCAAGCCTCTTATCGCGCATTATTTGAAAGAAGGTCTTGGGTTCGAACCTTGGTAGCTCACATTTGTCTGGCTTCCATTTCCAATATAAGAACTCCTTGTCATTCCTCCCATGCAAGAAACAATCTTTTGATATTGGAATTGTGGAGCAAGTTGCATTTGTGTAGGGAGGGTTCTTTGTGTGGTCTTCAACCCATTTCCCCTTAAACAAATCACATTTTCCATAATTACCTGAAAAATCATATACAAATTCTTGTCAAATATTGTCTAATTAAGCAGTTTACTAACTATCAGATCACATGTCATGTCACCCATCTCCTACCCAGTTAATAACACAAAGTGTAAGACATCTAATAGGATACTCTCCTAGCTAgcttaaaatcattaaattaaTTGATACCACATAAACACTAGTGGTAGATTAATGATAATTACAACAACACCCTCAAGATTATACATATGATGCGTATATATAGTAATGAAATATAGGTAGATATATACCCTTTGGAGGATGAATAAGATGATATCTTGGATAGTTATAATGTAATGTTTTGGCAATAGTGAAGACAGAAAGAGGAGAGGAGGGAGATAAGATGTTAAAGAGGGTGTAGGTGAAAAGTATAGAGTACACCACCAATGAAGCAAGTCCACTGATTTTGGTATTTTCTTGGACATCTctcatactttttttttttgtgattaaTTGTAGCAAATATGAGGGGATACATAAAATTAGGAAAAATGAAAGGTTGTCCGAGTTTTCAGAGAAAGATATGTATGGAGTTTCCTCTCTTCACGCCCCCCGCCTCCTTATAATTTGTTGTTAGTGTAACAAACTCTTAGTGTACGTAAtccaataaaataattaattttatggtACGGATGAGGCAGGTCTTGGTCTAATGGTGAAGAGTATGTGAAAGACGTGACTTATACGTTATGCAGTACGTATAAGTCACGCCGTTCTGAATTCACCCTGAAAGATTTAAACCAATTAAACAAGTTGACATCTAAAAAAAGTCTAGGAAATTTTTGTGGTTGataaaattaaaggaaaatgggGGAAGTGCAACATATGTGATGGAAGTAAATTGTAGCTAGTTACTTGCTCATTGTTGTTAGTTCGGTGTTGCCACATGTTTCATAAATTGTTTCATGCCATACAAATGTTTATCCAAAATTAAAGAAACCTTGCATGCATCACATACTCAATCTTTACACCAATAAATAaaactttttccaaaaaaattacaaaaaatctaGCATATATATATGTAGTTGATGA
This sequence is a window from Spinacia oleracea cultivar Varoflay chromosome 1, BTI_SOV_V1, whole genome shotgun sequence. Protein-coding genes within it:
- the LOC110787158 gene encoding xyloglucan O-acetyltransferase 4, whose translation is MRDVQENTKISGLASLVVYSILFTYTLFNILSPSSPLSVFTIAKTLHYNYPRYHLIHPPKGNYGKCDLFKGKWVEDHTKNPPYTNATCSTIPISKDCFLHGRNDKEFLYWKWKPDKCELPRFEPKTFFQIMRDKRLAFIGDSVARNQMESLLCILSQEEAPIDVYKDAKDRSRTWFFPRNNFTLMVLWTRFLVKGVEREGGVYDLHLDQVDEIWGYNVNQGLVDYAIVSSAQWYFRKNYLFQGGKLIGCLYCNESNLTQFKVSFAIGKAFQTALSYINSCQECKGMVTLVRTISPTHFENGTWNTGGHCERLKPYNKTQVVNTLVSSKNNDEWDVRGVQMEEIEKATKKEGQPIFRAMDITMAMLMRPDAHPGSYWRDKKKKKGFNDCVHWCMPGPIDVWNDLLLALLL